AAGtggaaagatggagggatgcggggagagagagagagagagagagagaaagagggagaggtgggCCGGGCTTGGCATGCGGACAGTGAGAGCTATAGAGGACAAGGTCGTTCAAGGTCTCTTGTCATGCTTCGTGGGTTACAGTGGGGGTTTGAATAGGatgagaagtgtgtgtatgtgttttggGGGGGGCTCCTTCTGGTCTACATGTGTATCATGTAGTTGTGTCTGAATCCAATGTCCTTTGTCAGTGACACATCAGaatgctatgtgtgtgtgtgtgtgtgtgcacgcccCTGTGCATATATGTTCTCCACTattggccttgtgttgtagcctcATACGTGAGCTTCCTCTAAACTCCAGTTCTCTCATGTCTAATTGCATTTGTCACAGTTTGTAGCCTTGAATACCTCGGCACTAACCATGACTCCAGTCTATACAGTGCTTGTTTGATGAGAGAGGTACTGTATGCCCACTGCTTCGTACACACTAGATGAAGTGTTCACATTCTCCATCTCTGTGcttgaagactttttttttttttttttaccaacgTGACCCTTAATAAGTGATGTTTTCAGACCCAAAAATGTTCCCATTTTGCTTTGCTCTGCAGGCATTGAAGCGGCTCAGCGTGGTACCATGCACATATGTTCAGCACATATGTACCATCGATTTGTCTGGTAGGGATATGCATAGATAATAGCTctatacatttgaaaaacatggGAGGGAGAtaacaacatgtcaaaatatgaTGGTGCCTGCAGGACTGGATCACACTCCAGAAGCCCCTCAGCATTTTTCCATCATATGGTGCCTCAGAAAGGCATccatgagcatgtgtgtgtgtacatgtgtgtgtggatttgtgcAGTATGTAGGCGTGTCTGTTGAGCCACTTCTGCCCGTGTTAGGATCTACGCTGTgttcttattttccttttcatcatcatcattattatgattattattattgttattattattattatcctttGCAGATTTGCTCCAGCTGCACTGTAATATTTGTGTGTTGCAGAGGTAAAATGAGAACATCGATTTCAGTTACCGCTTAGCCACTAGTCTCTAGTCCTGCAAGCCAGGCAGTTTGTATAAAACAAGATGAATGTGATGGAAACTGTAATACAATTACTAGAGACAAATCGCATCCTGTGGATTTCTAGCTCAGcagtaatacacacacacgcacagtaacgcgtacacagacacacatctgcacTCATTCGCAGAACGGTGTGGATCATATTGGCATTGCTGTAAGATAAATGTTGATTGGATTAATGGCCAGAGATACTGTAGTTGTAGGCAGTAGGCAGTTGGATACAGTTACATTGAGGCAATGGTCCACAATTCGGCTGCACTGGGCTGGCAAACTTCTCCAAATAAAGGAAGGGTCAAGGACCTAGGAAGCTATTCCAGGAGTTATGGACAAATGGTTTTGACAATGACTTTTCCTGTATTGTGTGAGTCACTCCTAAAAGTAAATCAGCAACACACAGTCATTCACTTAACATATAGTCAATGCCCCCATTCGGGCACACAGTTGTTTGGTTATGGTGTACCAGGTGATTCGGGTGACTCACAGTTTGACCACATCCCTTCTTTATGTTCCATGGCGTGACTCCTGTTTGGCAGGTCGGTTATTTAGGTCAACCCACACTGAGTGAAACTGGCGACAAGTTTCTGTGGTGAAGTCCCCAAATAGTAACTTTCATGTAAATTCACTAAACAATTCTAATAAGAGATTTCTAACATGATGTGAGGATGGAGTCAGGTCTTGTGCTGTGtgaaagctaatgttgctgGTCACTGTGTAAATTGTACAACATGGCACACTCTGAAGTATGACAGGTATTGGGGTCACGTGATGTTTTTCAGAAACTGACATCCACGTTGAAACCCCTGGTGCTTCCACCCTGTGCGGCACTGGTGTGCAGACGTTTTTTGCTGTACCaaataaaggcattaaaaaattACACTACGACTAACAGCAAATTAGATAATGGCTGAAAATATTAAGGCAAAACATTGCAGTTACCATGCACAGAAAGAAGGAATCAAccattcatttgaaattcatTATGTCAGTCTTAAAAAAGTTTCGGGTTGTATCTTTCTTCTTGCACCACCCCCTTCATTATAGATTAACATTCCGATAGTGGCCTTCTTTGCAATGAAAGACTCTTGGTATGTGGTTGGGAAATCCCCTCCATTAAGTCACCAAGGCAGATAATCACTTTGGGCCAGATCAGGTGGAAGAGTGTGCTTACACCAGAGTTACTCCAAGGATAACTTCCGTGAACATGGGAATTGTTCTATTTTGTTTCTcaacgaggaggaggaggaggaggaggaggaggaatgaaagGAGGATGATGGTGGTCATGAGTTGAACAACTGCAAGGATACAAAGAAACCCGAGTTGGCATTTATGCACCACCGTTGGTTATTAGGCTTAACTTGTATGTGCCGCTATAGTTGATTTTTActatcagctgttttcagtctgctGGGTAGAAACAGGTGTGATGTTTACAGTGAGAACAAGAATAAAATGACtaaactctctgtctgtcttctctctgtccacaGTGAATGAGTATGTGTTCATGGTCCAAGCCAGAGGGATCCAGATCAGAGAGAACGTGAAGAACATTGGGGCTCAGGTTCTGGAGCAGGTGGTGAGAGGAGCTTACAGCGTCAACGgcacaggtgaaaacacacagaccgATACACTAAGGTGTATTAGTAATGCTTACTGTAGCTCATATGCTGTCCTCTATGCAAATACATGGGTGCAAATGCTGTTTTCCGCCCTAGTTAAATTAAAGAAAGTAAGAGTGTATAGTTAAGGTAGCAGTGAAATACTagaggtgaaaaaataaaaagcattgaTTGAAAAATGTAGAGCACACAGTGGAAGTCATGCAGGGAAAGTCTGGATTAAGCTGCTCCTGATGGTGATGTTGATGCCTTTGTATCTGTGCCATCCCAGATTATTCCTATGACTTTAACTTGAGCGAGAGTGATGCTCCTCCCACCACATACCTCCCCGAGGGCTTCACCTACCTCCCCTCACAGGTTTGCCCTCAGAGGCTGCCCTCCATGAGTGAGTAGACTCTTAAAGTTTTtgatttaaagttttcttttggATACTCATGATTctgtgatgtactgtatatgaggCACCAGCTGAGAAAAATGCCTCTCAGTCTTCTTGGTTGACCGTTGATCACTTCAAACAATTGTTCCTCTGGTTTTCTTGGCCCTGTAAAATGTTTCTTAAGTGAAATTCATTGTGCCTCTGTACGTATTTGTCCTAATAATGAGTCGTGAAGTGGGTCTgagcttgtgttttctttcagctttgATTGATGATGCATGCAAAAATGTTGTAATGGCAGAATAGCTTTACCCAGCAATTTATGTCCCAGATTACTGAGCTGTTACAGGATTTGACAACTGTTGTTGCTAATTCttgtgatcattttttttttcactttttctctttaaccATTTCATCTCATTCACATGCACGTcatggctctctctctctctctctctctctcactctctctctcccttcctcacTGTCATTCTTCTGCCTCATACAATCTGCcccctgtccacacacacacacacacacgcacgcacacacacacacacacacacacacacacacacacacatacgcagagGGCAGGTTGGAGGTGAACATGAGTGAGGTATccctggaggaggtggagagatcCTTGCTGGATGTAAAGCCTAGCATGGTCCTAGGAGGCTACTGGAAGCCCGAAGACTGTTTACCTCGCTGGAAGGTAAGTGCGGATGTGACATTGTTAAAAAGACAGTTCACTGAAAAGCACTGTCGAATATACAGACAGATGAGTGGAGAAAtataacaaatgcagatgcttccatcCAGGGCACAAGGGGGTTGATGTATGTTTTCAGCATGTCGATGATCCTGATCTCAACTCAAATAAACACCTGTGGGAGATTTTGGTTCAACACCACCATCATTCCTATAACAGATAACAGCTAGCAAAGTATTCCCAACAATTCTTTATGTAAGAAGTAAGTAAGTAAGAAGAACTACTGTTAGTAACGGTGCCATTCTGCTTGGAAACAGACACTGCTGTCAAAGATTTCAAACGTATTGAAATGAGACCTGATTATTGCTTTGAGCTCCACAAACTAGTTTGCTAGTGTGCTACAGCTGATGTCTTCAAGCTTTAGCAAATCTCAGTGAATCTCATACGTAGCAAAATAATACATAGCAAAGTACACGAGAGGatatagtgtttgtttttgagtgttCTTTAGTGTAACCCTGGAAACCTAATGTCATAATAGGGTTGTtatgtttgacatttacatgtaaaaatgtacacaTGCAGTCATACTTAACTAATTACCCTAAGttcaacaagacaaaacatgaaTTCAACCCTTTATACGTGCATTGCAGCACTGTTTCATTCTTGAACCAGCCTCCTCTACTATGTTCTCTTATTTTAtcaccctctttttttttttttttggtccaaCAGTGCAAGCTTTCctgccatctgtctgtctgtctctcgcaTTCATTTGCCGTGGGGGGCTGTGTATGTTCTGACAACCAACCCTCTATCTCGCTTCCTCATTAGCCAGCAATCTCTCTCAGCTACCATAATAGTCCCCTCCCTGTTTTCGATGTCCCTTGCTTTTTGTTCCTCTCtgtgacagttttctttttatggaGCTTCAAAagaaaccttaaaaaaaaaggaaactgtcATAGCTACAACTCTATGGGGAAAAATAAATACCTCTTACAGATGTTTAACGCCTCTGTGCTTCTATGATTGATGCACGTCAGATCTCATTGAGGAAATTAGATTTCAAGAACCTGCCTTCAAGAACTCCTTTGTCACAAGTCGTCATGGTAATTAGTGGGGTGTTTTTTTGGGTGCAGTCTTCAACCACACTTTCCCATTTACCTACTGCTGAGAGATCATGAAACTTGGGACACTGTGTGCAAACAGCACCGTTTACTTAGTTGCACAGATCAGACTGTGCTGTAACTCTGGTGTGTCCTTGaacatttatatacagtgtataagTCGCCATTTGTTTGAATGTTATTTTGATAAAAGAATGTGTTGTATCTCCAGGTGGCAATCCTAGTCCCATTCAGGAACCGACATGAACACTTGCCGATCCTCCTGAGACACCTGGTGCCAGtgctgcagaaacagagacTCCAGTTTGCCTTTTATGTGATAGAGCAGGTATGCACACATGTATTTACAGTCGTTTGCAGGGATGAACAGATTCAGCTGTGTGGATGCAAACACTTGTAGGAAGTGAGTCCTCTTCTCACGTGATAATAATGTCAGTGCTTTGCAGTAGATAGCGGTTAAGCAGTATCTCTATTTCTTTCTTAAGGAGGGCACAGAGCCGTTTAACCGAGCCATGTTGTTCAATGTGGGCTACAAAGAGGCTATGAAGGACCTGGACTGGGACTGTCTGGTCTTCCACGATGTGGACCACCTCATGGAGAACGACAGGAACTACTACGGCTGCACAGACATGCCCCGGCACTTTGCGGTCAAGCTGGACAAGTACTCCTACATGTGAGTCTGGATTCGGTCTCCATGGCTTTGTGCAGTAAATGCATTCCTGACCTAATATGAAATGAATATGTACAACTGTCCCTCTAAGGCTCCCGTATAATGAGTTCTTCGGCGGTGTCAGTGGCCTGACGGTGAAGCAGTTCAAAAAGATTAATGGATTTCCTAATGCGTTCTGGGGCTGGGGAGGAGAGGACGATGACCTCTGGAACAGGTGAGGGgagattttgtatttgtggttttttcCCTCCACCCTTGCCACACAGCAGTGTTGTCCCTCCCACCACCCACGCAGCTCAAAGGCAGCTGTGCACACTCAGGGCTTTTAAAATACACTGCAAAGTCTTATTGAGTGGCCCGTGTACATGTGGCTTTATGTGATGATCCCTTTTGTTTACAGTTTCTATGAAACTCTTTTCTGTACTATTTCTATGACTGTATCACATGACATTATGAATTAATGagcaaaaaatatgtttgtgttagGGTGCGGTATGCCAATTTCTCCGTAAGTAGACCACACGGAGAGCAGGGGCGCTACATGTCAATTCCACATCATCATCGTGGGGAAGTCCAGTTCCTGGGAAGGTTAGTGTCTATGTGTGCACtgctcattcacacacaaatacacacacacacacacacacacacacaccccttggTTAAAAGTGGAAGCTGATAATTGGAATGAGGCTTAGGCTCATGTGATGTAAGCCAGTCACATGAAAAGCCAGAGCAGTGACTTTGAGAGAATTTCAACTCTTTTAAAGACTTTGCATGTGATATGCTTGTATGCTTCAGGGCAGAATTCCAGTCATGCTCCCTCTGCTCAAATTCTTAGTTACTTAAAACAGCCCAAAGAATAAGTGTTTCTTTAGTTCTCCAAAATGAATGTGCTTAGGTAAATCTTCTTTGTAATGGTCATGATTAATGCAGTGTAGTCATGTTGACAGTGAGGGCGTGATCTGCTGATGAACAACTCCCATGGTGTAAAACTGCCACTTTCTGTATAAATCACAGACAATAATGCTGTCAATGTTACCATGTTGTTACACCACGTGGGATGATGAAACCTGTTCCTCTTCATATTAtctcattgtttatttatgctcTGGCGCCACTCAATCTAAAATTGAagctcttctcttttctcttctccatTCACTGATTGGTTGTTCCTTCCTGCAGGTATAGTCTACTACGCCACTCAAAGGAGAGGCAGAAAGTGGATGGTCTTAACAACCTAAACTACTCCCCCATAGTGTCCAGGAGGCCTCTCTACACCAACATCACAGTCAGCTTGAGCAGAAAGCTTGCACCGATAGCTGACTACTGACGTAGGCACAGCCGTACTGCAGACCACCTGGGAATCAAAGTCCTCTGGGACATCAGCCATATCTCACCAGTTGCAGCACTGCTTAGGACTTTTTAGTTGATTGAttctttgctttgtttattttgtttgtatgcaaaaaaaaaatgaagactcAAATAAGTATGTTGGATAAATCATAAAAGAAAATAGGGATAAATGCTGCACTTGCTTGTGCTACAGTCCATCACTCCTCTCATCTGGGCTTATCTAGTCTTCAGTCTCCACATGCCTTTTGCACCATTTTGGCCTTCagcatccattcattcattttcttattcaGTCAACGATGAGTTCCGCCCTACACAGTCGTGCTTGCTTATTAAAAGAGGCCATGATACACAGGCACATTCAAGTAcatgacacacatgcacgtacacaaCAGTTTGACTTACATGTGCTGACATGGTTCCTGAGGCTTTGATTTTTTACTTTGCGCTTGCacttcttcttttcaaaaatgCAGTACACACGTGAAAACATTtgcatgcacccacacacacacacgcacacacacacacacacacacacacacacacacacacacacacacacataccaccaCACAGTAACTTTAAGCGAGTGGATTTTTGCAGCTGGTTCTGCAGGAGGTATGCCAAATCTACAAGataagagagcaagagaaaatgATATAAAGAGTGAGTGTTTTCAGTCATATAAACTGTATGTGAAATAGTTTATCCTAAGTTTTGAGAATATTAATACCTTAATCATCTCTTACCACTATATTTTGTCCTGTGAACATACCATTTAAAgactgtgatgtttgtgtttgcatagTTGCATTGGATGTTCTGGCTGCCTGCAAGTGGCTGTATGTAGGAGAGCAACGCTCATCCTGTTAGCAATAAGCTGTAATATCAGACAGCAGAACTTAGACCTGACTTCCTCACTATACAGATGCAATAGCACAGGTGCTAGCATACTCTTATTGGACTATGGAGGAGGAGTGACAGTGTATGCAAACTTCACATTCAGCACACCTTTGCCTAAACAAACATGCCACCCTTTtcagagcctgtgtgtgtgtgtctgtgtatataagTGAGGGAGAGCTATGCAAATGGCCTGTGTGTATTCTGTTGTCAGTGCGAGGTCTTCGGGGCGACCTCCAGGAGACTTCACCCCTGAAACTGTGACTGACTTGACTTTAGACCTCACTCTGTGTGCGGTATGTAAGTCCAGGCCAGGGAGAGATAAAGAGTCGccgtttttatttttagatccCATATCCTCAATGTTTACTCACCTTCATTTTTACAGAAGAGAATTGGAGGTAGAAAATACTTGAttgctgtcactgtcactggtgTTTACAGAAGCTTttgctttgt
The genomic region above belongs to Seriola aureovittata isolate HTS-2021-v1 ecotype China chromosome 9, ASM2101889v1, whole genome shotgun sequence and contains:
- the b4galt5 gene encoding beta-1,4-galactosyltransferase 5, which translates into the protein MPTHLRFRRRSFLGLLFLFSLSTSALYFIYSAPGIVNEYVFMVQARGIQIRENVKNIGAQVLEQVVRGAYSVNGTDYSYDFNLSESDAPPTTYLPEGFTYLPSQVCPQRLPSMKGRLEVNMSEVSLEEVERSLLDVKPSMVLGGYWKPEDCLPRWKVAILVPFRNRHEHLPILLRHLVPVLQKQRLQFAFYVIEQEGTEPFNRAMLFNVGYKEAMKDLDWDCLVFHDVDHLMENDRNYYGCTDMPRHFAVKLDKYSYMLPYNEFFGGVSGLTVKQFKKINGFPNAFWGWGGEDDDLWNRVRYANFSVSRPHGEQGRYMSIPHHHRGEVQFLGRYSLLRHSKERQKVDGLNNLNYSPIVSRRPLYTNITVSLSRKLAPIADY